In Candidatus Cloacimonadota bacterium, the following are encoded in one genomic region:
- the gdhA gene encoding NADP-specific glutamate dehydrogenase, with product MTFQDFMNKVAARNQGEPEFLQAVKEVVETIWDVYISEPRLVKANIMERIVEPERVIMFRVPWVNDKGEVHVNRGFRVQFNSAIGPYKGGCRFHPSVNLSSLKFLGFEQIFKNSLTTLPMGGGKGGADFDAKGKSEYEIMRFCQAFMSELFRHIGPDLDVPAGDIGVGGREVGFMFGMYKKLKNEFTGVFTGKGQNWGGSLIRPEATGYGAVYFTEEMLKTKGESLEGKTVALSGFGNVSWGACQKINDLGGKVVTLSGPDGYIYDKDGVTGEKIEYMLELRASNNDRVSDYAEKFNCEFFPGKRPWEVPVDIAMPCAIQNELNLEDAKNLVKNGAKVLTEGANMPCTPEAIELLQENKVMFAPGKAANAGGVATSGLEMTQNSMRLKWSREEVDEKLHRIMVSIHDQCKEYGTRPDGYIDYIKGANIAGFIKVANAMVDQGVI from the coding sequence ATGACTTTTCAGGATTTTATGAACAAAGTTGCTGCTCGTAATCAGGGGGAGCCTGAATTTTTACAGGCAGTCAAGGAAGTAGTTGAGACGATATGGGATGTTTACATTTCAGAACCGAGACTTGTAAAAGCGAATATTATGGAAAGAATAGTAGAGCCGGAGCGAGTTATAATGTTCCGTGTACCTTGGGTTAATGACAAGGGTGAAGTCCATGTCAACCGCGGTTTCCGTGTGCAGTTTAATAGTGCTATCGGTCCATATAAAGGTGGATGCCGTTTCCATCCAAGTGTAAACCTTTCCAGTCTGAAATTTCTCGGATTCGAGCAGATATTCAAGAACAGCTTGACTACCCTACCAATGGGTGGCGGTAAAGGTGGAGCTGATTTTGATGCCAAGGGTAAATCAGAATATGAGATCATGCGTTTCTGTCAGGCATTTATGAGTGAATTATTCCGTCATATCGGACCCGATCTGGATGTTCCAGCTGGCGATATCGGTGTTGGTGGCAGAGAAGTTGGTTTTATGTTCGGTATGTATAAAAAGCTGAAAAACGAATTTACAGGAGTTTTCACAGGTAAAGGTCAAAACTGGGGTGGCAGTTTGATCAGACCTGAAGCTACAGGTTATGGTGCTGTCTATTTCACTGAAGAGATGTTGAAAACAAAGGGAGAGTCTTTAGAAGGCAAGACAGTCGCTCTTTCCGGCTTTGGTAATGTATCTTGGGGTGCTTGTCAAAAGATCAATGATCTCGGCGGCAAGGTAGTAACCCTATCCGGTCCTGACGGCTATATCTATGATAAAGACGGTGTTACGGGAGAGAAAATCGAATACATGCTGGAACTAAGAGCTTCCAACAACGACCGTGTTTCTGATTATGCTGAAAAATTCAATTGTGAATTCTTTCCCGGCAAACGACCATGGGAAGTTCCAGTTGATATTGCTATGCCCTGTGCTATCCAAAATGAGCTTAATCTGGAAGATGCTAAGAATCTGGTCAAGAATGGTGCTAAAGTTCTTACAGAAGGTGCTAATATGCCGTGTACTCCTGAAGCGATTGAATTGTTACAAGAGAATAAAGTTATGTTTGCTCCCGGTAAAGCTGCCAATGCAGGTGGGGTTGCTACATCAGGTTTAGAAATGACCCAGAACAGTATGCGTCTGAAGTGGTCACGAGAAGAAGTAGATGAGAAACTACACAGAATCATGGTCTCTATCCATGATCAGTGTAAAGAATACGGTACCAGACCTGATGGATATATTGACTATATCAAAGGTGCCAATATAGCTGGCTTTATTAAAGTAGCCAATGCGATGGTAGATCAGGGAGTGATTTAA
- a CDS encoding N-acetyltransferase, with product MNQYIAKSAKIGDNSQTGINSIVLDNVTIGENCQIGHHVIIYEGTVIGNNVRIDDNTIIGKKPMHSPRSIFKEEKDYRPARIGDGCLIGANVIIYVQAEMGENNLIADLATIRENTEIGDFNIIGRNVTIENFVKIGSRNKIETNSYITAYSELGDYCFIAPCVATSNDNYMGRDKERFHHFKGVTVKSGGRIGVNATILPGKTIEEDGVVSGGAVLTKDLPAQEIWVGNPAKYFKEVDKKQLKKNNLDEEKK from the coding sequence ATGAACCAATATATAGCAAAATCAGCAAAGATCGGAGATAATTCTCAAACAGGCATCAATTCCATTGTTCTCGATAATGTGACAATAGGAGAGAACTGTCAGATAGGACATCATGTCATAATCTACGAAGGTACAGTAATTGGAAATAATGTAAGGATTGATGATAATACAATAATCGGGAAAAAACCGATGCACTCTCCCAGAAGTATTTTCAAAGAAGAGAAAGATTATAGACCAGCAAGAATTGGTGATGGATGCCTTATCGGTGCTAATGTGATCATTTATGTCCAAGCAGAAATGGGGGAGAACAATCTCATAGCAGATCTGGCAACGATCAGGGAGAATACTGAAATCGGTGATTTTAATATTATCGGTCGTAACGTCACTATCGAGAACTTTGTGAAAATCGGTAGTCGTAATAAAATTGAGACCAATTCCTATATTACTGCCTATTCTGAATTAGGTGATTATTGTTTTATAGCACCCTGTGTGGCGACGAGTAATGATAATTATATGGGTCGAGATAAAGAACGTTTTCATCATTTCAAGGGGGTAACTGTCAAATCTGGGGGTAGGATCGGAGTCAATGCTACAATATTGCCGGGTAAAACCATCGAAGAGGATGGTGTAGTTTCCGGGGGAGCAGTATTGACGAAAGATCTACCTGCTCAAGAGATCTGGGTCGGTAATCCG